One Pantoea trifolii DNA segment encodes these proteins:
- a CDS encoding alpha/beta hydrolase encodes MHTEIINIWPHGDAPGASDSRAQPQIVDLAKEYEPYDRAATGVRCPEIAIWHPETSNGITLLVAPGGGYQRVLIDREGSALATFFTSMGYTLAVMTYRLPYDGHHEGPDAPLADAQRAVRVLRERAQRGLNGKYIVMMGFSAGGHVAASLGTRFGEKLYPVQDQADSFTPRPDAMVLLYPVISMREGLAHEGARTRLLGAWPDQRMIDAYSMETRVHAQTPPTLLIHASDDESVSVNNSMVFFSALREHKVPVEIHFYQKGGHGFGIRGVADLPLASWPMLVTEWLRAKT; translated from the coding sequence ATGCACACAGAAATCATCAACATCTGGCCACACGGTGATGCGCCAGGCGCGAGCGATTCGCGCGCTCAGCCGCAGATCGTCGATCTCGCCAAAGAGTACGAACCTTATGACCGCGCCGCCACCGGCGTGCGCTGCCCGGAGATTGCTATCTGGCATCCGGAAACCTCCAACGGCATCACGCTGCTGGTGGCGCCGGGCGGCGGTTATCAGCGGGTATTGATCGACCGTGAAGGCAGCGCGCTCGCCACCTTCTTCACGTCAATGGGCTACACGCTGGCGGTGATGACCTATCGCCTGCCGTATGACGGTCACCATGAAGGTCCAGACGCGCCGCTGGCTGATGCGCAGCGTGCGGTGCGCGTGCTGCGTGAACGTGCGCAGCGCGGGTTGAACGGCAAATATATCGTGATGATGGGCTTCTCGGCGGGCGGACACGTTGCTGCCAGCCTCGGCACGCGCTTTGGCGAGAAACTCTATCCGGTGCAGGATCAGGCCGACAGCTTTACGCCGCGCCCGGATGCGATGGTGCTGCTTTATCCGGTGATCAGTATGCGTGAAGGTCTGGCGCATGAAGGTGCGCGCACCCGCTTGCTCGGCGCGTGGCCGGATCAAAGAATGATTGATGCTTACTCAATGGAAACGCGCGTGCATGCGCAAACGCCTCCGACGCTGCTGATTCACGCCTCCGATGATGAGTCGGTTTCGGTGAACAACAGCATGGTGTTCTTCAGCGCGCTACGTGAGCACAAAGTGCCGGTGGAGATTCACTTCTACCAGAAAGGCGGCCACGGATTTGGTATCCGTGGCGTGGCGGATTTGCCTTTGGCAAGCTGGCCGATGCTCGTCACCGAATGGCTCAGAGCGAAGACCTGA
- the kdgK gene encoding 2-dehydro-3-deoxygluconokinase codes for MTQKKIAIIGECMIELSEKGENIKRGFGGDTLNTAVYLARQSDSQQLRVDYVTALGTDSFSDQMIAAWQQEKVETTLIQRLDNKMPGLYFIETDEHGERTFWYWRNDAAARFWLDSTQADLICQQLAHYDYLYLSGISLAILPAASREKLMTLLSACRQNGGKVIFDNNYRPRLWADKASAQQAYAEMLRHTDMAFLTLDDEDLLWGEQPLDAVIARTRAAGVQEIAIKRGADSCLVAVGDEPLREVAAIKLAKEKVIDTTAAGDSFSAGYLAVRLAGGSAEDAAARGHLTASTVIQHRGAIIPLSAMPK; via the coding sequence ATGACGCAGAAGAAAATCGCCATTATTGGCGAATGCATGATTGAGCTGTCCGAGAAAGGTGAGAACATCAAACGCGGTTTTGGCGGCGATACGCTGAACACGGCGGTGTATCTGGCGCGTCAGTCAGATAGCCAGCAACTGCGTGTCGATTATGTCACCGCACTCGGCACCGACAGCTTCAGTGACCAGATGATCGCCGCCTGGCAGCAGGAAAAGGTCGAAACCACGCTGATTCAGCGCCTCGACAATAAAATGCCAGGTTTGTACTTCATTGAAACCGACGAACACGGCGAGCGCACTTTCTGGTACTGGCGCAACGACGCTGCCGCCCGTTTCTGGCTGGACAGCACCCAAGCAGACCTGATTTGCCAGCAGCTGGCACACTACGATTATCTCTATTTGAGCGGCATCAGCCTGGCGATTCTGCCAGCGGCCAGTCGCGAAAAACTGATGACGCTGCTCAGCGCCTGTCGTCAGAACGGTGGCAAGGTGATTTTCGATAACAACTATCGTCCGCGTCTGTGGGCCGATAAAGCCAGCGCTCAGCAGGCGTATGCCGAGATGCTGCGTCATACCGACATGGCATTCCTGACGCTCGACGACGAAGATTTGCTGTGGGGCGAGCAGCCGCTGGATGCGGTGATTGCCCGCACACGCGCTGCGGGCGTGCAGGAGATTGCCATTAAACGCGGTGCGGATTCCTGTCTGGTGGCGGTCGGCGATGAGCCACTGCGCGAAGTCGCCGCCATCAAGCTGGCGAAAGAGAAAGTGATCGATACCACCGCGGCTGGCGACTCCTTCAGCGCCGGTTATCTGGCGGTGCGTTTAGCCGGAGGAAGCGCCGAAGATGCCGCCGCACGCGGTCATCTCACCGCCAGCACGGTGATCCAGCATCGCGGCGCGATTATCCCGCTCAGCGCGATGCCGAAATGA
- the pdeH gene encoding cyclic-guanylate-specific phosphodiesterase, translating to MVMKNLSHRLPVSNELEQQQETRLFWQKCQRFYTFQPIYQVSGRLLAIELLTAVTHPSAPEKRLSPEDYFEALTIAQRLGVVQEQLELLITWSPFFNQRQLVASVNIDGPTLMEIEQHESIRTLIAQLPWVRFELTEHHALPQEEMVAKMPELGPLWLDDFGSGMANFSALTELRYDYIKLSRELFMLLRATDEGRSMFSMLLALINRYCNGVIVEGVETEEEWQQVRSSPAMAAQGYFFSRPVPFSELERMALQLP from the coding sequence ATGGTGATGAAGAATTTGAGTCATCGGCTGCCTGTTTCAAATGAACTGGAGCAACAACAGGAAACGCGTCTCTTCTGGCAGAAATGCCAACGATTCTATACTTTCCAGCCGATTTACCAGGTCTCAGGCCGCTTGCTGGCCATTGAATTACTGACGGCGGTGACTCATCCCTCCGCGCCAGAGAAAAGGCTGTCGCCCGAAGACTATTTTGAAGCACTGACTATCGCGCAGCGGCTCGGTGTCGTCCAGGAACAACTTGAGCTGCTGATAACATGGTCACCGTTTTTCAATCAGCGTCAGCTGGTGGCGTCGGTGAATATCGACGGTCCAACATTGATGGAGATTGAGCAGCATGAGTCGATTCGCACGCTGATCGCACAGCTGCCGTGGGTGCGCTTCGAACTGACGGAACATCATGCGCTGCCGCAGGAAGAGATGGTAGCGAAGATGCCGGAACTCGGGCCGCTGTGGCTGGATGATTTTGGCTCCGGCATGGCGAACTTCTCGGCGCTGACCGAACTGCGTTACGACTACATCAAACTCTCGCGCGAGCTGTTTATGCTGCTGCGTGCCACCGATGAAGGCCGCTCAATGTTCTCGATGCTGCTGGCGTTGATTAACCGTTATTGCAACGGCGTCATCGTCGAAGGTGTAGAAACCGAAGAGGAGTGGCAACAGGTACGCAGCTCGCCAGCCATGGCGGCGCAGGGCTACTTCTTCTCGCGTCCGGTGCCGTTTAGCGAGCTGGAACGTATGGCACTTCAGCTTCCCTGA
- a CDS encoding AsmA family protein, with translation MSRTRKILSWVFGIFLLLVVVIVVIIATFDWNRLKPTINQKVSAELNRPFAIRGDLGVAWVRNREEPGWRSWVPWPQVHADDVMLGNPPSIPDVTMVHLQRVEATIAPLALLHQQIYLPWIKMQKPDARLVQTADKKNNWTFDLASSQNSDANAAPSAWSFRLDNIMFDQGQVRYRDAVNKADVTVTINPLGKPVPYAQVAGGDDQQKGAGDFVFGWQASGTYNNQKLEGDGKIGGMLSLRSKTTPFPLQVDVRNGTTRVRIDGTLQDPLNLGGLDVRLRFAGDTLANLYGLTGVLLPDTPPYETDGHLIARFNEEKGPLFRYEKFNGHIGDSDIHGSLVYRQGKPRPTLTGELTSNQLRMEDLGPLIGVNSGKGSEKTQQAKAQRGDASTQPADRVLPHDKFDTKSWDVMDADVKFSGKRIEHSSKLPLSDLYTHLQLKNGDLLLDPLRFGMAGGSINSTIHLEGDRSPMRGRADLHARKLRLRQLFPDVTAMQNSLGQLNGDASLSGTGNSVADLLGTSNGELKLLMNDGLISRSLMEIAGLNVGNYVVGKLFGDDEVKINCAATDMNIRQGLATPKLFLLDTENAVINVTGNVNFANERMDLSINPESKGIRIITLRSPLYVRGTFKNPDAGVKAGPLIARGAAAVALGAVVAPAAALIALISPSDTDDNQCSNVLQQMKNQK, from the coding sequence ATGTCACGTACTCGAAAGATCCTGAGCTGGGTGTTCGGGATTTTTTTGTTATTGGTTGTAGTGATTGTGGTGATCATCGCCACCTTTGACTGGAACCGCCTGAAACCTACGATTAATCAAAAAGTTTCGGCCGAACTGAACCGACCTTTCGCGATTCGCGGCGATCTTGGCGTGGCCTGGGTTCGCAATCGCGAAGAACCTGGCTGGCGCAGCTGGGTGCCGTGGCCGCAGGTGCATGCCGACGATGTGATGCTCGGTAATCCGCCATCCATTCCTGATGTCACCATGGTGCATCTGCAGCGCGTTGAAGCGACGATTGCGCCGCTGGCGCTGCTGCATCAGCAGATCTACCTGCCGTGGATCAAGATGCAAAAGCCGGATGCGCGGCTGGTGCAAACCGCTGATAAAAAGAATAACTGGACCTTTGATCTCGCCAGCAGCCAGAACAGCGATGCTAACGCCGCGCCTTCTGCCTGGTCCTTCCGCCTCGACAACATTATGTTCGATCAGGGACAAGTGCGCTATCGCGACGCCGTCAATAAGGCCGATGTCACGGTAACCATCAATCCGCTGGGCAAACCGGTGCCGTACGCACAGGTAGCGGGCGGTGACGATCAGCAGAAAGGCGCGGGTGATTTTGTCTTTGGCTGGCAGGCGAGCGGCACTTACAACAATCAGAAGCTGGAGGGCGACGGCAAAATTGGCGGCATGTTATCGCTACGCAGTAAAACCACGCCGTTCCCGCTGCAGGTGGATGTGCGTAATGGCACCACGCGCGTGCGCATTGACGGCACCTTGCAGGACCCGCTCAATCTCGGCGGGCTGGATGTGCGCCTGCGCTTCGCGGGCGATACGCTGGCGAATCTGTATGGCCTGACGGGCGTGCTGCTGCCTGATACGCCGCCGTACGAAACTGACGGCCATTTGATTGCGCGTTTCAATGAGGAGAAAGGGCCGCTGTTCCGCTACGAGAAGTTTAACGGCCACATCGGCGACAGCGATATTCACGGCTCCCTCGTTTATCGTCAGGGCAAACCGCGCCCAACCTTGACCGGTGAACTGACCTCAAACCAATTGCGGATGGAAGATTTGGGGCCGCTGATTGGCGTCAACTCGGGCAAAGGTAGCGAGAAAACGCAGCAGGCCAAAGCGCAACGTGGCGATGCCTCAACGCAGCCCGCCGATCGCGTTCTGCCGCATGACAAGTTCGATACCAAGAGCTGGGATGTGATGGATGCGGATGTGAAGTTCAGCGGCAAACGCATCGAACACAGCAGCAAGCTGCCGCTCAGCGATCTCTATACGCATCTGCAGCTGAAAAACGGCGACCTGTTGCTCGATCCGCTGCGCTTCGGTATGGCCGGCGGCAGCATCAACTCCACCATTCATCTGGAGGGCGACCGCAGCCCGATGCGCGGACGTGCCGATTTGCACGCGCGTAAGCTGCGTCTGCGTCAGCTGTTCCCGGATGTCACCGCGATGCAGAACAGTTTGGGCCAGCTCAACGGCGATGCCTCGCTGAGCGGCACCGGCAATTCGGTGGCGGATCTGCTCGGCACCAGCAATGGCGAACTGAAGCTACTGATGAATGATGGCCTGATCAGTCGCAGCCTGATGGAGATTGCCGGACTGAACGTCGGTAACTATGTGGTAGGAAAGCTGTTCGGCGATGATGAAGTGAAGATCAACTGCGCGGCGACCGATATGAATATTCGTCAAGGCTTAGCGACGCCGAAACTGTTCCTGCTGGATACCGAGAATGCGGTGATCAACGTGACGGGCAACGTCAACTTCGCGAATGAACGCATGGACTTGTCGATCAATCCGGAGAGTAAAGGGATCCGCATCATCACGCTGCGTTCGCCGCTGTATGTGCGCGGCACCTTTAAAAATCCGGATGCCGGGGTGAAAGCCGGACCGCTGATTGCACGCGGTGCCGCAGCGGTGGCGCTCGGGGCGGTGGTTGCTCCCGCCGCCGCGTTGATCGCACTGATTTCGCCTAGCGATACTGACGACAATCAGTGCAGTAATGTGCTGCAGCAGATGAAGAATCAGAAGTAA
- the ppiC gene encoding peptidylprolyl isomerase PpiC, whose amino-acid sequence MAKTAAALHILVKEEAQAKSLLSQLEKGANFQQLAKKHSTCPSGRNGGDLGEFRKGQMVPAFDKAVFSCPLLQPYGPVKTAFGYHIIKVLWRN is encoded by the coding sequence ATGGCGAAAACCGCGGCGGCTTTACATATCCTCGTGAAAGAGGAAGCGCAGGCCAAATCCCTGCTATCGCAGCTTGAGAAAGGGGCGAACTTCCAGCAGCTGGCAAAGAAACACTCTACCTGCCCATCCGGGCGCAACGGCGGTGATTTGGGTGAGTTCCGTAAAGGACAAATGGTACCGGCATTTGATAAGGCGGTCTTCTCCTGTCCGCTGCTACAGCCTTACGGACCGGTGAAAACCGCCTTTGGTTACCACATCATCAAAGTGCTGTGGCGTAACTGA
- the rep gene encoding DNA helicase Rep — MRLNPGQQRAVEFVTGPCLVLAGAGSGKTRVITNKIAHLIRECGYQARHIAAVTFTNKASREMKERVAQTLGRKEARGLMISTFHTLGLEIIKREYKALGMKASFSLFDDQDQLALLKDLTKQWLEEDKTLLQQLISTISNWKNDLVDPQGAAGLAQSQRDQIFAHCYQLYDQHLKSCNVLDFDDLIALPTLLLQRNHEVRERWQQRIRYLLVDEYQDTNTSQYELVKLLVGARARFTVVGDDDQSIYSWRGARPQNLVLLQQDFPALEVVKLEQNYRSTQRILKSANILIANNPHVFEKRLFSELGQGSELKVLSANNEDHEAERVAGELIAHHFINKTAYKDYAILYRGNHQSRVFEKQLMQNRIPYRISGGTSFFSRPEIKDLLAYLRVLTNQEDDSAFLRIVNTPRREIGPATLQKLGEWANLRNKSLYNASFDMGLEQTLSGRGLEHLQRFTHWLNEIVQLTEREPVNAVRDLIRGIDYESWLFETSPSPKAAEMRMKNVNLLFQWMTEMLEGDELNEPMTLAQVVTRFTLRDMMERGESDEELDQVQLMTLHASKGLEFPYVYLVGMEEGLLPHQSSIDENNIEEERRLAYVGITRAQKELTFTLCRERRQYGELMRPEPSRFLLELPQDDVVWEREKKVVSAEERVKTGQTRVAGLRAMLENAKKG, encoded by the coding sequence ATGCGTTTAAACCCCGGCCAACAACGAGCTGTCGAATTTGTCACCGGTCCTTGTCTGGTGCTGGCCGGTGCTGGCTCGGGTAAAACCCGCGTGATCACCAACAAAATCGCCCACCTGATCCGCGAATGTGGCTATCAGGCGCGCCACATCGCCGCCGTGACTTTTACCAATAAAGCCTCGCGCGAGATGAAAGAGCGTGTGGCGCAAACGTTGGGACGTAAAGAGGCGCGCGGATTGATGATTTCCACCTTCCATACACTTGGGCTGGAGATCATCAAACGCGAATACAAGGCGCTGGGAATGAAAGCCAGCTTCTCACTGTTCGACGATCAGGATCAGCTGGCTTTGCTCAAAGATCTAACCAAACAGTGGCTGGAAGAGGATAAAACGCTGTTACAGCAGCTGATTTCCACCATCTCCAACTGGAAGAACGATTTGGTCGATCCGCAGGGCGCAGCGGGTTTGGCGCAATCGCAGCGCGACCAGATTTTTGCGCACTGTTATCAGCTGTATGATCAACACCTGAAATCCTGCAACGTGCTGGATTTCGACGACTTAATCGCGCTGCCAACGCTGCTGCTGCAGCGCAATCACGAAGTGCGCGAACGCTGGCAGCAGCGCATTCGCTATCTGTTGGTGGATGAGTATCAGGATACCAACACCAGCCAATATGAGCTGGTGAAGCTGTTGGTGGGTGCGCGGGCGCGCTTTACCGTGGTGGGCGATGACGATCAGTCGATTTATTCGTGGCGCGGCGCGCGTCCGCAAAACCTGGTGCTGCTGCAACAGGATTTCCCGGCGCTGGAAGTGGTGAAGCTGGAGCAGAATTATCGCTCGACGCAGCGCATCCTGAAATCGGCCAACATCCTTATCGCCAACAATCCGCATGTGTTCGAGAAACGCCTGTTCTCAGAACTGGGGCAGGGCAGCGAGCTGAAGGTGCTGAGCGCTAATAACGAAGATCACGAAGCGGAACGCGTGGCGGGCGAACTGATCGCGCATCACTTCATCAACAAAACCGCCTACAAAGATTACGCCATTCTCTATCGCGGCAACCATCAGTCGCGGGTGTTTGAGAAGCAGCTGATGCAGAACCGTATTCCGTATCGTATCTCAGGCGGTACGTCGTTCTTCTCGCGTCCGGAAATCAAAGATTTGCTGGCCTACCTGCGTGTGCTGACCAATCAGGAAGATGACAGCGCGTTTCTGCGTATCGTGAATACGCCGCGCCGTGAGATTGGTCCGGCAACGCTGCAAAAACTGGGCGAATGGGCCAACCTGCGCAATAAAAGCCTGTATAACGCCAGCTTCGATATGGGACTCGAACAAACGCTGAGCGGGCGCGGGCTCGAGCATTTGCAGCGCTTTACGCACTGGTTGAATGAGATCGTCCAGCTGACCGAACGTGAGCCGGTTAACGCAGTGCGCGACCTGATTCGCGGCATCGACTACGAAAGCTGGCTGTTTGAAACCTCGCCCAGCCCGAAAGCGGCTGAGATGCGTATGAAGAACGTCAATCTGCTGTTCCAGTGGATGACCGAGATGCTGGAAGGCGATGAGCTGAACGAACCGATGACGCTGGCGCAGGTGGTGACGCGCTTTACGCTGCGCGACATGATGGAGCGCGGTGAGAGCGATGAGGAGCTCGATCAGGTACAGCTGATGACGTTGCACGCCTCAAAAGGGCTGGAGTTCCCGTATGTCTATCTGGTCGGCATGGAAGAGGGCTTATTGCCGCACCAGAGCAGTATCGATGAGAACAATATCGAAGAAGAGCGACGTCTGGCTTACGTGGGGATTACGCGAGCGCAGAAAGAGCTGACCTTTACGCTGTGCCGTGAACGCCGTCAGTACGGTGAGCTAATGCGCCCGGAACCGAGTCGCTTCCTGCTGGAGTTGCCGCAGGACGATGTGGTGTGGGAGCGCGAGAAAAAAGTGGTGAGCGCAGAAGAGCGCGTTAAGACCGGACAGACGCGCGTCGCCGGGTTAAGGGCGATGCTGGAGAATGCGAAGAAGGGTTGA
- the gppA gene encoding guanosine-5'-triphosphate,3'-diphosphate diphosphatase: MLSASSLYAAIDLGSNSFHMLVVREVSGSIQTVARIKRKVRLAAGLDKANHLSAEAMQRGWQCLKLFSEQLQDIPAEQIRVVATATLRLAENAQDFLTTAEQILGCAVNVISGEEEARLIYQGVAHTTGGSDQRLVVDIGGGSTELVTGEGSHATTLFSLSMGCVTWLERYFSDRHLAKENFEQAELAAREMIRPVAAALREKGWQICVGASGTVQALQEIMMAQGMDERITLSKLQQLKQRAIQCGKLEELEIEGLTLERALVFPSGLSILIAIFQELSIEGMTLAGGALREGLVYGMLHLPVDRDIRSRTLQNVQRRFAIDIDQAGRVRQLAESFFRQVSSSWKLDNRCRDLLLSACSIHEIGLSVDFRQAPQHAAYLIRHLDLPGFTPAQKKMLACLLQNQSGSIDLALLTQQNAVPPRMAERLSRLLRLAIIFSSRRRDDTLPAVRLQADDDALHLTLPAGWREVHPLRSELLEQESHYQSYVHWLLTIS, translated from the coding sequence ATGCTAAGCGCATCGTCACTTTATGCAGCGATTGATTTAGGTTCTAACAGCTTTCATATGTTGGTGGTGCGCGAGGTGTCTGGCAGCATTCAGACCGTCGCGCGGATAAAGCGCAAAGTGCGTCTGGCGGCTGGCCTCGACAAAGCGAATCATCTCTCTGCCGAGGCGATGCAACGCGGCTGGCAGTGCCTGAAGTTGTTCTCCGAACAGCTACAGGATATTCCTGCGGAACAAATCCGCGTGGTGGCAACCGCCACGCTGCGCCTTGCTGAAAATGCGCAGGATTTCCTCACAACGGCTGAACAGATTCTTGGCTGCGCGGTGAATGTCATCAGCGGCGAAGAGGAAGCACGCCTGATTTATCAGGGTGTAGCGCATACCACCGGCGGTTCCGATCAGCGTTTAGTGGTCGACATCGGCGGTGGCAGCACCGAACTGGTGACTGGCGAAGGTTCGCATGCCACCACGCTGTTCAGCTTGTCGATGGGCTGCGTAACCTGGCTTGAACGCTATTTCAGCGATCGTCATCTGGCAAAAGAGAATTTTGAGCAGGCCGAACTGGCCGCGCGCGAGATGATCCGTCCGGTGGCCGCTGCGCTGCGCGAGAAAGGCTGGCAAATCTGTGTCGGCGCGTCAGGCACCGTACAAGCGTTGCAGGAAATTATGATGGCGCAGGGCATGGATGAGCGCATCACCCTGAGCAAGCTGCAACAGTTGAAACAACGCGCAATTCAGTGCGGCAAGCTGGAAGAGCTGGAAATTGAAGGATTGACGCTGGAGCGCGCTTTAGTGTTCCCGAGCGGTTTATCGATCCTCATCGCTATCTTCCAGGAACTGAGCATTGAAGGTATGACGCTGGCCGGTGGCGCCCTGCGCGAAGGCTTAGTGTATGGCATGCTGCATCTGCCGGTTGATCGCGATATCCGCAGCCGCACATTGCAGAACGTGCAGCGTCGTTTTGCCATTGATATTGATCAGGCCGGTCGTGTGCGTCAGTTGGCGGAGAGCTTCTTCCGTCAGGTGAGCAGCAGCTGGAAGCTGGATAACCGATGTCGTGATCTGCTACTTAGCGCCTGTTCCATCCACGAAATTGGCCTGAGCGTCGATTTCCGTCAGGCACCGCAGCATGCCGCTTACCTGATTCGCCATCTCGATCTTCCTGGCTTCACTCCCGCACAGAAAAAAATGCTGGCTTGCCTGCTGCAGAACCAAAGCGGCAGCATTGATCTGGCGTTGCTGACGCAACAAAACGCCGTGCCGCCGCGCATGGCGGAGCGTTTGAGCCGTTTGTTGCGTTTAGCGATTATTTTCTCAAGCCGTCGTCGCGATGACACTTTGCCTGCCGTGCGTTTACAGGCGGATGATGATGCGCTGCATTTGACGCTGCCAGCCGGTTGGCGCGAAGTGCATCCATTGCGTTCTGAGCTGCTGGAGCAGGAGAGTCATTATCAGTCGTACGTGCACTGGTTATTGACGATTTCCTGA
- the rhlB gene encoding ATP-dependent RNA helicase RhlB → MSKTHLTEQKFSDFALHPQVIEALDTKGFSHCTPIQALALPLTLTGRDVAGQAQTGTGKTMAFLTSTFHYLLSHPAAEGRQTNQPRALIMAPTRELAVQIHADAEPLAKVTGLKLGLAYGGDGYDKQLKVLADGVDILVGTTGRLIDYAKQNHVNLGAIQVVVLDEADRMFDLGFIKDIRWLFRRMPPATQRLSMLFSATLSYRVRELAFEHMNNAEYVEVEPEQKTGHRIKEELFYPSNEEKMRLLQTLVEEEWPDRAIIFANTKHRCEDIWGHLAADGHRVGLLTGDVAQKKRLRILDDFTKGDVDILVATDVAARGLHIPAVTHVFNYDLPDDREDYVHRIGRTGRAGASGHSISLACEEYALNLPAIEEYIGHGIPVSKYNSDALLNELPPPKRLQRSRSGNGPRRGGNNNNRRSGAPRNSNRKRSG, encoded by the coding sequence ATGAGCAAAACACACTTAACTGAACAGAAGTTTTCCGACTTCGCCCTGCACCCTCAGGTGATAGAAGCCCTTGATACTAAAGGCTTTAGCCACTGCACGCCTATTCAGGCGCTCGCGTTGCCTCTTACGCTTACAGGGCGTGATGTTGCGGGTCAGGCGCAAACCGGTACCGGCAAAACGATGGCGTTCCTTACGTCAACGTTTCATTATCTTCTTTCTCATCCTGCCGCAGAAGGTCGCCAGACTAATCAGCCACGTGCGCTGATCATGGCCCCGACGCGTGAGCTCGCCGTACAAATCCATGCCGATGCTGAACCATTAGCGAAGGTCACTGGCTTAAAGCTGGGCCTGGCTTATGGTGGCGACGGCTACGATAAACAGCTGAAAGTGCTGGCTGATGGTGTCGATATTCTGGTGGGCACCACCGGACGTCTGATCGACTACGCCAAGCAGAACCATGTCAACCTGGGCGCGATTCAGGTTGTTGTGCTGGATGAAGCCGATCGCATGTTCGATCTCGGCTTTATTAAAGACATTCGTTGGCTGTTCCGCCGCATGCCGCCGGCCACCCAACGCCTGAGTATGCTGTTCTCTGCGACCTTGTCTTACCGCGTGCGTGAACTGGCATTTGAGCACATGAACAACGCCGAATACGTGGAAGTTGAGCCTGAGCAGAAAACCGGCCACCGCATTAAAGAAGAGCTTTTCTATCCTTCGAATGAAGAGAAAATGCGCTTGCTGCAGACGTTGGTAGAAGAAGAGTGGCCAGATCGCGCCATCATCTTTGCTAACACCAAGCACCGCTGCGAAGACATTTGGGGCCATCTTGCTGCCGATGGTCATCGCGTGGGTCTGCTGACCGGTGATGTGGCGCAGAAAAAACGTCTGCGTATTCTCGACGACTTCACCAAAGGCGATGTGGATATCCTGGTTGCCACCGACGTCGCGGCACGTGGTCTGCACATTCCTGCCGTCACGCATGTGTTCAACTACGATCTGCCTGACGATCGCGAAGACTACGTTCACCGTATCGGCCGCACTGGCCGCGCGGGCGCCAGCGGTCACTCCATTAGCCTGGCATGCGAAGAGTACGCGCTGAACCTGCCGGCAATCGAAGAGTACATCGGTCACGGTATTCCGGTGAGCAAGTACAACAGCGATGCCTTACTGAATGAACTGCCACCGCCGAAGCGTCTGCAACGCAGTCGTTCAGGAAACGGTCCACGCCGTGGCGGGAACAACAATAACCGTCGGAGCGGCGCGCCGCGCAATAGCAACCGTAAACGTTCGGGTTAA
- the trxA gene encoding thioredoxin TrxA, whose amino-acid sequence MSSDKIVHLTDDSFDTDVLKADGVTLVDFWAEWCGPCKMIAPILDEVAEEYEGKLTIAKLNIDDNPGTAPKYGIRGIPTLLLFKNGEVAATKVGALSKGQLKEFLNANLA is encoded by the coding sequence ATGAGCAGCGATAAGATCGTTCACTTGACCGATGACAGTTTCGACACAGACGTACTGAAAGCAGACGGTGTCACTCTGGTTGATTTCTGGGCTGAATGGTGTGGTCCTTGCAAAATGATCGCCCCAATTCTCGACGAAGTCGCAGAAGAGTACGAAGGTAAACTTACCATCGCTAAGTTGAATATTGATGACAACCCGGGTACGGCGCCGAAATACGGCATCCGCGGTATCCCAACTCTGCTGCTGTTCAAGAACGGCGAAGTGGCGGCAACCAAGGTTGGCGCACTGTCTAAAGGACAGTTGAAAGAGTTCCTGAACGCCAACCTGGCCTAA